In Drosophila innubila isolate TH190305 chromosome 2R unlocalized genomic scaffold, UK_Dinn_1.0 1_C_2R, whole genome shotgun sequence, the following are encoded in one genomic region:
- the LOC117784361 gene encoding laccase-5 — translation MLAKWTMSQKGLKHLFGLVAVIAILSDLPVVQAVRVGSPQQNLRIKDKQPDQTSAGSYWQQHVATPSSSGSSSGGSSGSSTPFDSPFYSATHGLVQTHPSLGAGVPRPVPLSSNSLGSGAPVNGKPSLTAGSGYLNSRGNLPTSARYPANKISGTVVEPNPKSPFRHLDFSTSATAELRRNPALSAPDECARACREGEPPRICYYHFTLEYYTVLGAACQVCTPNATNTVWSHCQCVLADGVERGILTANRMIPGPSIQVCENDKVVIDVENHMEGMEVTIHWHGIWQRGSQYYDGVPFVTQCPIQQGNTFRYQWTGNAGTHFWHAHTGLQKLDGLYGSVVVRQPPSRDPNSHLYDFDLTTHIMLISDWLHEDAAERYPGRLAVNTGQDPESMLINGKGQFRDPNTGFMTNTPLEIFTITPGRRYRFRMINAFASVCPAQVTIEGHGMTVIATDGEPVHPVNVNTIISFSGERYDFIITADQPVGAYWIQLRGLGECGIRRAQQLAILRYARGPYQPASSPPTYDVGIPQGVVMNPLDAQCNRQRNDAICVSQLKNALEIDRGLLAEKPDVKIFLPFRFFVYRAEDLFQPNTYNRFLVAPTGDHVISLIDEISYLSAPAPLTSQFNEINPEQFCNGDNRPADCGPNCMCTHKIDIPLNAIVEVVLVDEVQQPNLSHPFHLHGYGFSVIGIGRSPDSTVKKINLKHALDLDRRGLLHRQYNLPPTKDTIAVPNNGYVVLRFRADNPGFWLFHCHFLFHIVIGMSLILQVGTNADLPPVPPGFPTCGDHTPPIPIN, via the exons ACAAACAGCCGGATCAGACATCGGCCGGCTCCTACTGGCAACAGCACGTGGCCACAcccagcagcagcggcagcagcagcggcggcagcagcggcagctcgACGCCCTTCGATTCGCCCTTCTACTCGGCGACGCATGGCCTCGTTCAGACGCACCCCTCGCTGGGTGCTGGCGTGCCACGCCCCGTGCCGCTCAGCAGCAATAGCTTGGGCAGCGGAGCCCCTGTCAATGGCAAACCATCGCTGACCGCAGGCAGCGGATATTTGAATTCGCGAGGCAACTTACCCACCTCCGCCCGTTATCCGGCGAACAAGATCAGCGGCACCGTTGTGGAACCGAATCCCAAGTCGCCCTTCCGCCATCTGGATTTCTCAACCAGCGCCACCGCCGAACTGCGACGCAATCCCGCCCTGTCCGCCCCCGATGAGTGCGCCCGTGCCTGCCGAGAGGGGGAACCGCCAAGGATCTGTTATTACCACTTCACGCTCGAATACTACACCGTGCTGGGAGC TGCCTGCCAGGTGTGCACGCCAAATGCGACGAATACTGTGTGGAGTCACTGTCAATGCGTTTTGGCCGATGGCGTTGAACGCGGCATTCTCACGGCAAATCGGATGATTCCCGGTCCGAGTATTCAGGTGTGCGAGAACGACAAGGTTGTAATCGATGTGGAGAACCACATGGAGGGCATGGAGGTGACCATTCACTGGCACGGCATCTGGCAGCGTGGATCGCAGTACTACGATGGCGTCCCATTCGTCACACAGTGTCCCATTCAGCAGGGCAACACATTCCGCTACCAATGGACGGGCAATGCCGGCACCCACTTCTGGCACGCCCATACGGGTCTCCAGAAATTGGACGGACTTTACGGCAGTGTGGTGGTGCGTCAGCCACCCTCACGTGATCCCAACTCGCATCTGTACGACTTTGATCTGACCACACACATCATGCTCATCAGCGATTGGTTGCACGAGGATGCGGCTGAGCGTTATCCTGGTCGTCTGGCGGTCAACACTGGCCAGGATCCCGAGTCCATGTTGATCAACGGCAAGGGACAGTTCAGGGATCCCAACACTGGCTTCATGACCAACACTCCCCTCGAGATCTTCACAATCACACCAGGACGACGTTATCGCTTCCGCATGATCAACGCCTTCGCCTCCGTCTGTCCCGCCCAGGTGACGATCGAGGGACACGGCATGACCGTCATTGCCACTGACGGCGAGCCAGTGCATCCCGTCAATGTCAACACCATCATCTCATTCTCAG GTGAACGTTATGACTTCATCATCACTGCCGATCAGCCTGTGGGTGCCTATTGGATCCAACTGCGAGGCCTTGGCGAGTGCGGCATCCGTCGTGCCCAGCAACTGGCCATTCTCCGTTATGCCCGTGGTCCCTATCAACCTGCCTCATCTCCTCCCACCTACGATGTCGGCATTCCCCAGGGTGTG gtcATGAACCCCTTGGACGCACAATGTAACCGTCAACGGAACGACGCCATCTGCGTGAGTCAATTGAAGAACGCTCTCGAAATAGATCGAGGACTGCTAGCTGAGAAGCCAGACGTGAAGATCTTCCTGCCATTCCGATTCTTTGTCTATCGCGCCGAGGACCTCTTCCAGCCTAACACCTACAACAGATTCCTGG TGGCTCCAACGGGCGATCATGTGATCTCACTGATCGATGAGATCTCCTATTTGTCGGCACCGGCCCCACTCACCTCGCAGTTCAATGAGATCAATCCGGAGCAGTTCTGCAACGGAGACAATCGTCCGGCGGATTGTGGACCCAACTGCATGTGCACCCACAAGATCGATATACCCCTTAATGCCATTGTGGAAGTTGTGCTCGTCGATGAGG tacaaCAACCGAATTTGTCGCATCCATTCCATCTGCACGGTTATGGCTTCAGTGTCATCGGTATTGGCAGATCGCCAGACTCGACAGTGAAGAAGATCAATCTGAAACATGCGCTCGATCTGGACAGACGCGGTCTGTTGCACAGACAGTACAATTTGCCACCGACCAAGGATACAATCGCTGTGCCCAATAATGGCTACGTTGTGCTCCGTTTCCGAGCAGATAATCCTG GTTTCTGGCTGTTCCATTGTCATTTCCTGTTCCACATTGTCATCGGCATGAGTCTGATATTGCAAGTGGGCACAAATGCGGATCTGCCTCCAGTGCCACCTGGCTTCCCCACCTGTGGCGATCATACTCCGCCCATACCCATTAACTAA